CGTGCCGGCGTTCCTCGTGTCGGACCGGCTGACCGTCCTGCCGGCGTTCAGCCCGCTCGCCCTCGGGGTCGATGTGTCCTCCTATCCGTACCTCTCCCCGATCCTGAACCGGACGCCGATTGACGACGCACGCGTGATCGGCGTGGACGAAAACGAGGGGCTCCTGGACTTCGGCCGCGTCGCGGGACTCAAGTCGATGCGCGCGGCTCTGCTGATGAAGTGACCACGCGTTTCAGTCGGGATGCCGGATCTCGAAGTATTCTCCGAGGACGAACAACAGGCCGACGAACCAAAACAGGACGGGGAAAAGGAGCGCACCGCTCGCGGTGCCCGACGGCGCGAGCGCCACGTATACCGGATAGAGCATCAGGATGATCGCGAGGAATCCGAAGAGCAGACCCAAGTGCCCGAAGAACGCGGCGTACTTCAAGGGAAACTCACGAGGGTTCATCGATCGACAGGGCAAAAAAGCCTGCGCTGCGAGGCGCTCGATATCGAGCCTTGATTGAATCCTCGGAGGGCCGCGACGCATTCGGCGCGGCCGGCTCCCGGGGTGAAGCACACCGCTCCGGCGATAAGACGTATGGAGGGAAGCCCGCGGACCCTCCGCCCGTCCCAGGATGAAGCGTCGAACGGTCTTCACGCCCCTAAGGTTTATGCTTCCGTCGCCACTCCACGTGCAAATGGTTGCGGACATCGACATCGCCCAGGCCGTGGCGATGCGTCGAATCGTCGATGTGGCATCCGGACTCGGACTGGGCCGGGACGACCTCGTCCTGAAGGGCGACCACATCGCGAAGGTCCGCCTCGCCGCCGTCGACCGCACCCGGAACGCTCGACAAGGGAAGCTCGTCCTCGTCACCGGCACGACCCCGACCCGCTACGGCGAAGGGAAGACCTTGACCACGGTCGGGCTGGGCCAGGCGCTCACGAAGCTCGGGTCGAAGGCGATCGTCGCCGTCCGGGAGCCGTCCCTGGGGCCCGTCTTCGGGACGAAAGGCGGCGCCACGGGCGGCGGCCGCTCCCAGGTCCTCCCGATGGAGGAGATCAACCTGCACTTCACGGGCGACATCCACGCGGTCGGCGCCGCGAACAACCTGATCGCCGCCGTCATGGACGCCCACGTCTTCCACGGGAACGAGGTCGACATCGATCCGACGCGCGTGCTGTTCCCGAGGTGCTTGGACATGAACGACCGTCAACTGCGGAACATCGTCACGGGCCTCGGCGGCCCGAAGCACGGCGTGCCGCGGGAGGACGGCTTCATCATCACGGCCGCGAGCGAGGTCATGGCGATCCTCTGCCTGACGGAAGGGATCCGGGACCTCAAGGAGCGCCTGGAACGGATCATCGTTGCGTTCGATCGCCATGAGCACCCCGTCCGCGTCGGCGACTTGAGCGTGCAGGGCGCCGCCTCGATCCTGCTGAAGGACGCGCTCATGCCGAACCTCGTGCAGACCCTCGAAGGCACGCCGGCGTTCGTCCACGGCGGCCCGTTCGCAAACATCGCCCACGGCCACAATAGCCTCCTCGCGGACCGACTCGCCCTCGGCCTCGGGGACGTCGTCGTCACGGAGGCGGGGTTCGGCTCCGACCTCGGCGGGGAGAAGTTCGTGGACCTCGTGTGCCGCGGGAGCGGCCTCGTCGCCGACGCGGCGGTCCTCGTCGTCAGCGTGCGCGCCCTGAAGCACCACGGCGGCGTCAAGAAGAAGGACCTCGCGGTCGAGGACCTGAAAGGCCTCCGGGCCGGCTTCCCGAACCTGGACGCCCACATGAAGATCCTCCAGACGCTCGGCATCGCCCCGGTCGTCGCGGTGAACCGCTTCGCGACCGACACGGATCGGGAGGTCGACGGGATCGTCGACCACTGCCAGGACGCCGGCGTCCGCGCGGCGGCGCACACGTGCCACCGGGACGGCGGGGCGGGCGGGGAAGACCTCGCGCGGCTCGTGCTCGACGCGGCCGGGGCCTCGCCGCACTCCGTGCGGTTCGTGTACAAGGACGACGACCCGCTCGAGGAGAAGGTCGCGAAGGTGGCCACGTCGATCTACGGCGCGGCCGGCGTGAAGTTCGATGCCGCCGCCCTCGGCGACCTCGAGCGCCTCCAGGCCGCAGGCCTCGACCGGCTCCCGGTCTGCATTGCCAAGACGCAGCTCTCCCTCTCCGACGACGAGCGCGCGCTCGGCGCCCCGAGAGGATGGACGCTCCAGGTCCGGGGCATCCGGCCATCCGCGGGCGCAGGATTCCTCGTCGTGCTGGCGGGCGACATCATGCGGATGCCCGGCTTGGGCGAGGAGCCGGCCGCGCTGGCCATGGACATCGACGCGAACGGACGCATCAAGGGCCTGTTCTAGCGAAGGCCTTTAGCCGACCGCCTCGTTCGTCGGGCCGTGCCCGAGCCCTCCTCGTGGGAGAGCCTGTACGCGAGCTCCGACGTCGCGACCCTCCCCTGGTACACGCCCGACCTCGACTCCGATTTCGAGGCCGCCCTCTCGCGGCGCCGCCTCGGAGGCAAGCGGATCCTCGACCTCGGGACGGGGCCCGCCACCCACGCCATCGCCCTCGCGTCCCGGGGCTACGACATCGTCGCGACAGACATCTCACCGAGCGCGATCAAACGCGCGAAGCGGGTCGCGAAGACATCCGGCGTGCGGATCGACTTCCGCGTGGACGACGTCCTGGAGTCGAAGCTCGAAACGAGCTCCGTCGACGCGATCGTGGACCGAGGGGTGTTCCACACGCTGGAGCCGGCGAAGCGTGCCGTCTACGTCCGCACGGTGCACCGCATCCTCCGCCCGCGAGGCTGGCTCTTCCTGAAATGTTTCTCGGACAAGCAGCCCGGCACATGGGGTCCCCACCGGATTTCGAGGCAGCAGCTTCGCGCCTCGTTCGAGGCGGCCTTCGAGATCCTCTCAATCACGAACACCGTGTTCGGGGGAACGTTGGATGAGAATCCGAAGGCGCTCTTCGCGACGATGCGCCGTCGGGGATCGGCGACCTCACGCGAGTGACGTCACCGGACGCCGGCGTCCGACGAGAACCGCGAAAGAAACCGCTCGACGAGATCGCGGTTCCCCACGTACGTGGGCACGGTCTGGTCGATCCCCGTCGGCGGGACGTCGAGGATCCGCTCAGCCCCCGTCGTCCCCGCGCCACCCGCGGCCTCCGCGATGAAGGCGATCGGGTTCGATTCGAAATGAAGGCGGTACTTGCCTTCGGGCTTGTCGACCTGGGCCGGGTAGGCGAAGAAGCCGCCGTAGTGGAGGATCTGATTGAAATCGCCGACGAAGCAACCGCCATAGCGAAGATTCACCAGCTCCCGTTCGAGTTCGCCGACGAACGACTTGACTTCGGGGATCCACTTCTCCCGGTGTCCGCCGATCCCGTACAGTTTCCCCTTCGCCGGCAGACGGACGCCTTCCTCGAGCAGGAAGAAGTCGTGCGGACGGCCGCCTCCTCCCTGGACGAACTCGTGCACGCCCGCGCCCGCCGCGTACACGAGCGTCGTGGCGGGCCCGTAAACCAGGTATCCCGCCGCGAACAACTCGGATCCCCTCGCCGGGAGCGTCGCGCCGTCAAAGATGCCGAAAATCGTGCCGAAGGTGTTGTTGCTCTTGACGTTCGAGGATCCGTCGAGCGGGTCGAGGGCGACCGAGAAACGCCCACGGCCCACCTCCTGCACCTGGCCCATCTCTTCGGAGGCGACCGCGGAGACCAGGTTCGACCGCCGCAGCTCCTCGACGAAAACGTCGTTCATCCAGACGTCGAGTTCGAGCTGCTGTTCCCCGTAGACGTTCCGAGTGGCCGCCGGATTCCGCCGGATGGGGAACTCCCGCCGGATCCGTGTCGCGAGCCCGGCTATCCGCCCGAGGAGGGCGGCGAAGTCGCGGTCCACCTGGGCCGCATGATCCGCGAGCGTGACGTCCGTCTCGCGTCCCTCCTCAGTACTTGACGTACCACCCGTCGAAATGGTCTTGGAGTTTCTCCTTGCCGCCGTAGAAGTCCCACCACGGACGCGCGTGGTCGTGCGCCATGTCCGCGAGGACCTTGAAGTTCTTCACGCCTTGCGTGCGGACGTAGGCCATCTGCTTCTCGATCGACGTCTCCTTGAACGCGTCCTTCCAGATCGCGCGGCCCGCGAGAAACCCGGAGGCGCCGCCCCGGCACGCGTGGTCGACGAGCGTCCGGAAGACGTCGAAGTCCGCCCCCGCGCTCAGGACGACCCACGGCGCCTTCGTCGCCTGACTGAGGCGCTCGCAGTTCTTCCGTAGATCCTCCGGGTCCTTCGTCACCTTCGGGTCCCCAGGGAACTCCGCCTTCAGCACGTCGAGCCCGAGAGGGCTGAGGACCTCCGCGGTGCGGATCACGATGTCCGCCTTGTGGTGGGCGAACTCCTCCTCGCTCTCCTCGACCGGGTACGACATCGGCTCGCACACGAACGCGAGGTCGAGTCGCCTGCATTCGTCGGCGACGGATCGCACGACCTTCACCTGGTGGTCAACGACGTCCCGCGGCGCGTCTGGGCTGAAGAACACGAGGAGCTTCGCCGCGCTCGCACCGAGCCGCCTCACCTTTTCGACGGCCCACCCATCGAGCAGCTTCGTCAGCCGCCAGTTCCCCTGCTTCTCGTACCCGGACGTCTCGAGGGCGACGAGGAGCCCCGTGCGACCGGGGAGGACGAACCGGTTGACGGCGGCGCCCACGCCGTACTCCGGGTCGAGGAGGTACCCGCTCGCGTGCGGGGCGAGCGCCTCCGTGACGCCGAGCTTGACAGCCTCCATCTCGGCGTATGTCGTGGCCTTCGGATTCTCCGGGTGGAGCATCTTCTGGAGGCTCCCCCGCTGGTCCATCGCGATCATCGTGAAGCGGCCCGTGTCGTCGGAGATCTGCTGGAGGCCGCGGAGTTTGCCCACCGAAATCCGGATTCTTTCACCCCGAGATGTCACCAAAGGACTCAGTCGTCTTGACCTTTGCGCAAGGGACGGCAGCTCACGAGGGCAGGACAATCCGCGAATCCGTCCCTGAGGTCGGCCTCCGGGGACTGGGGTCGAGCGGGGCGTAGATTTATCGGCCTGGTCGCGCATCGGAAACGGGGGGAGAGGATCGTCCACGTCTCCGCCGGCCTCATCGTGACAGCGTTGCTCATCGGCGCCGCGGCCGGGGGCGCGGCCGCTTCCGGCGATTCACCCCGCTTCCTGGAGTCTCCGCTAACCGAGATGTGGGGGCCTCCCGCCCCAGGGCCTGCGGGAGACATTCGGTCGCCGTCCCCGCGGACCGTCGTCCCCATCGGGACCGACCTTGCCGATCTCGTAATCGAGCCAAACCGACCCTACGCCTACACCGCCGATCGCTTGCGGGACGAAGTCGAGGTCGTTTCCCTTTCCACCATGTCGGTCGAGCGGTCCATTCCTGTCGGCAACGAGCCGGTCGCCCTCGCCCTGAACCCGTCGTCGACGATCCTGTATGTCGGCCATGCCGCGGAGCGAACGATCCGGGCCATCGATCTCGCTTCTTGGGCGCAGGTTGGGAACTTCAGCACTCCCTTCCTCACGTGGGATCTGGTGGCTCCGACGGATGGCCAGCTCATCGCCACGACCCACGATCCCGCCTACACCGGAGAATACCCGTACGTCGTGAACAGCACGGATGGGTCTGTCTTACAACGGCTCGATCCTGGCGAGCTTGTGTACATGGACTTCCTCGTCGCGGTGAACTCGACGGGAACCCTGGCCTTCCTGGTGACTTCCGCGCTGGCTCCCTTCGTCATGTTCTCCTTCGAACGGGATTCATCGGGAACCTGGACTTTCCAGGGGCGAGGTCCGGACTTCGGTCCCGGCGCCCCAGCGGCGAGCGACATCATCGTTTCCCCGGACGATGGGTGGGTCTACGCGACTTTAGCTAGCGGCATCGTAGAGGGGATCGCGGTCAACGGGCTCGGTTCGGGCCCGATTGGCCTTGGGTCGACCTCGCATACGGCCGATGCGTCTCCGACGGGCGAGTTCGTCGTATCCGCGGGGGACGCGACGGTGCGCATTTATGATGTGAGCCCAGCAACGGATCCGGGTGGATTCCACGGATTTCCGGTCGACCCCGTGGCGACCATCGCTCTTTCGGACCAGCCTTGGCATCTTCGGATCTCCCCTCGCGGGGAGTGGATCGTCGCGATCGTCGGTATCACGGCCGACGCATGGCAAGACCTCGAGATCATCGCCGCGCCGGCGCTGACCGATGTTCGTGGTATTGCCCCACAGCCCTTCACAAAGGACCTCGTCGTAGACGTCTCGGCCCGGGTCGTGGACTTCCGGAGTCTCGCGGACTTTTCCGTGGTCGTCCTACTCGATGGCATGGCAATCCCGGGTTCCTTCGATCCCGCGAGCGGGCTTGTGGTCGCGCGCGTCGGTCCTCTCGCGGAACTCGATCACGACGTCCAAGTCCGCGCGGTCCGCGGGACCGAAGTCACGGAAGCTCGGTGGACCTTCGTCGTTGACGCGACCCCGCCTGTCCTTCAAGTCGATCCGATCCCGAGCGTCGTCGAGTCCGACGCCCTCGTGATCTCGGGAACCGTGGTCGACCTCCATCTCGTCTGGGTGCGGGTCGGGTCGTCGTTCCTGACGGATGTGACGGATAGTCGCTTCAGCGTATCGGTCCGTCTGGATGTCGGCTCGAACTCGTTCGAGATCGAAGCCCTCGATGGCGCGGGAAACGTCGCACAGACGGTTGTGAGGACCGAATTCCGGCCGCCCGTCCGATGGTTCGTCCATCCGGACGGCCACTTCCAAATCCAGATCCCTTGGGGGTGGAGCGCGGAGGGCAACGTGACCCTCGGGAATACGACGTTTGATGTCCTCCTGTCGCAACCGTCTCGCCCGGAGTTAGTCAGCGTGTCCCGTCATGCGCTCGCGCCCAGCGGCGGAGACGACGCCCGCCAAATCCTTAACAACATGATTTCCGACGCCCGCCTCGAAGCACAGGTCGAAATCTTCGAGCCGGTCGCCGACACATCCGTCGATGGACATCCGGCCGCGCGAACGGTCATCGCCCTCACGAGGATTGGCTTACCACAGATCTTCGAGGTCGTGACGGTGGTCGTGGGCACGGAATGGGGGCTCTCCTGGATCCTGATTGGAGCGGCACCGGTCGGGGTGTTCCAAGATTCCCGGCCCGAGATCGAGTCCACGATGCTTACCTTTGACATCTTCGGGTCCGGTCCGCTCGAAATCGCGAACCTAGGACTCCGGATTCTCGCGGGAGGATCCGTCGCCGCAGTGCTTGGAGGAATCATCCTCGTCGCGTTCGTCCAAGATCGCCGCCGTCAGAGGCCTTTGCGACCCTAGGCCAAGTCTTTTTCCAACAGCATCGCCTTCACGACCCGAGATGCGGCTCCCCGCGATCGTCCTGAACTTCAAGACCTACCCGGAAATCCTCGGGAAGCGGGGCTGGGACCTCGCGAAACGCTTCGCCGCGGTTGCGGATGACACGGGCGCCTCGATCGTCCTCTGCCCGCCCGCGACGGACCTCGCCCACGTTGCGAAGCTCGTGCACATCCCGGTCTTCGGGCAGCACGTCGACGCCACGGAAGCGGGGCAGGCGACCGGGTGGATCCCACCGGAGGCGCTCCTTGAGGCGGGCGCCGCGGGGACGCTGATCAACCACAGCGAACGGAAGGTCGCCTGGGAAGAAATGGCGAAGAGCGTCCCTCGTTGCCAAAAGATCGGCCTCGAAGTCGTCGCGTGTGCGGACGACCTCGCGGAAGCAGAGACCCTCGCCAAGCTTTCTCCGGAATACATCGCGATCGAGCCGCCCGAGCTAATCGGAGGAGACGTCAGCGTGACGACCGCGAAACCGGAGGTCATCGCGACCGCCGTCGAGCGAATCCATGCCGTGAACCCTCGGGTCGTGGTCCTCTGTGGCGCGGGCGTTCGGAGCCGCAAGGACGTCGCGAAGGCGCTCGACCTAGGGACTTCGGGCGTCCTGCTGTCCTCCGGCATCGTCAAGGCGAAGGATCCGGAGAAAGCGCTCCGAGACCTCGTGAAAGGGCTTCGCTGATCCCGGAT
This genomic stretch from Thermoplasmata archaeon harbors:
- a CDS encoding class I SAM-dependent methyltransferase yields the protein MPEPSSWESLYASSDVATLPWYTPDLDSDFEAALSRRRLGGKRILDLGTGPATHAIALASRGYDIVATDISPSAIKRAKRVAKTSGVRIDFRVDDVLESKLETSSVDAIVDRGVFHTLEPAKRAVYVRTVHRILRPRGWLFLKCFSDKQPGTWGPHRISRQQLRASFEAAFEILSITNTVFGGTLDENPKALFATMRRRGSATSRE
- a CDS encoding class 1 fructose-bisphosphatase; its protein translation is MDRDFAALLGRIAGLATRIRREFPIRRNPAATRNVYGEQQLELDVWMNDVFVEELRRSNLVSAVASEEMGQVQEVGRGRFSVALDPLDGSSNVKSNNTFGTIFGIFDGATLPARGSELFAAGYLVYGPATTLVYAAGAGVHEFVQGGGGRPHDFFLLEEGVRLPAKGKLYGIGGHREKWIPEVKSFVGELERELVNLRYGGCFVGDFNQILHYGGFFAYPAQVDKPEGKYRLHFESNPIAFIAEAAGGAGTTGAERILDVPPTGIDQTVPTYVGNRDLVERFLSRFSSDAGVR
- a CDS encoding tagatose 1,6-diphosphate aldolase — protein: MGKLRGLQQISDDTGRFTMIAMDQRGSLQKMLHPENPKATTYAEMEAVKLGVTEALAPHASGYLLDPEYGVGAAVNRFVLPGRTGLLVALETSGYEKQGNWRLTKLLDGWAVEKVRRLGASAAKLLVFFSPDAPRDVVDHQVKVVRSVADECRRLDLAFVCEPMSYPVEESEEEFAHHKADIVIRTAEVLSPLGLDVLKAEFPGDPKVTKDPEDLRKNCERLSQATKAPWVVLSAGADFDVFRTLVDHACRGGASGFLAGRAIWKDAFKETSIEKQMAYVRTQGVKNFKVLADMAHDHARPWWDFYGGKEKLQDHFDGWYVKY
- the tpiA gene encoding triose-phosphate isomerase, encoding MRLPAIVLNFKTYPEILGKRGWDLAKRFAAVADDTGASIVLCPPATDLAHVAKLVHIPVFGQHVDATEAGQATGWIPPEALLEAGAAGTLINHSERKVAWEEMAKSVPRCQKIGLEVVACADDLAEAETLAKLSPEYIAIEPPELIGGDVSVTTAKPEVIATAVERIHAVNPRVVVLCGAGVRSRKDVAKALDLGTSGVLLSSGIVKAKDPEKALRDLVKGLR
- a CDS encoding formate--tetrahydrofolate ligase, encoding MVADIDIAQAVAMRRIVDVASGLGLGRDDLVLKGDHIAKVRLAAVDRTRNARQGKLVLVTGTTPTRYGEGKTLTTVGLGQALTKLGSKAIVAVREPSLGPVFGTKGGATGGGRSQVLPMEEINLHFTGDIHAVGAANNLIAAVMDAHVFHGNEVDIDPTRVLFPRCLDMNDRQLRNIVTGLGGPKHGVPREDGFIITAASEVMAILCLTEGIRDLKERLERIIVAFDRHEHPVRVGDLSVQGAASILLKDALMPNLVQTLEGTPAFVHGGPFANIAHGHNSLLADRLALGLGDVVVTEAGFGSDLGGEKFVDLVCRGSGLVADAAVLVVSVRALKHHGGVKKKDLAVEDLKGLRAGFPNLDAHMKILQTLGIAPVVAVNRFATDTDREVDGIVDHCQDAGVRAAAHTCHRDGGAGGEDLARLVLDAAGASPHSVRFVYKDDDPLEEKVAKVATSIYGAAGVKFDAAALGDLERLQAAGLDRLPVCIAKTQLSLSDDERALGAPRGWTLQVRGIRPSAGAGFLVVLAGDIMRMPGLGEEPAALAMDIDANGRIKGLF